A DNA window from Lutra lutra chromosome 8, mLutLut1.2, whole genome shotgun sequence contains the following coding sequences:
- the LOC125106759 gene encoding 60S ribosomal protein L10a-like — MTKKCDALLASESLIKQIPQVLGPGLNKAGNFPSMLTHNENMGPKVNEVKSTVQFQMKLLCLAVTFGHIKMADDELVCNIHLAVNFQVLLLKKN, encoded by the coding sequence ATGACCAAGAAGTGTGACGCCTTATTGGCTTCAGAATCTCTGATCAAGCAGATTCCACAAGTTTTGGGTCCAGGCCTGAATAAAGCTGGCAATTTCCCTTCCATGCTGACCCACAATGAGAACATGGGGCCCAAAGTAAATGAAGTAAAGTCCACAGTCCAATTCCAGATGAAGTTGCTATGTCTGGCAGTGACTTTTGGTCACATAAAGATGGCAGATGATGAGCTTGTGTGCAACATCCACTTAGCTGTCAACTTCCAGGTGTTGTTGCTTAAGAAGAATTGA
- the LOC125107186 gene encoding olfactory receptor 6C3-like: MKNRTVPTNFILLGLSDDPQLQIMIFLFLIITYVLSVTGNLTIITLTLVDSHLQTPMYFFLRNFSVLEISFTTVCIPRFLGTIITRDKTISYNNCTTQLFFLIFMGITEFYLLTAMSYDRFVAICKPLHYTTIMNKRVCILLVFCAWLAAFLNIFPLVILFLQLDYCGSNVIDHFACDYFPLLQLSCSDTWLLEVIGFYSAIVILLSTLALIILSYMFIIRTILNLPSAGLRKKAFSTCSSHMIVISISYGSCIFMYANPSAKEKASLIKGVAILNSSVAPMMNPFIYTLRNQQVKQAFKDTIQKVMFFSSK; this comes from the coding sequence ATGAAAAACCGCACAGTACCcacaaatttcattcttctaggACTATCAGATGACCCACAGCTTCAgattatgatttttctcttcttaattatCACATATGTGTTAAGTGTCACTGGTAATTTGACCATCATCACTCTCACCTTGGTTGACTCCCATCTACAGAcccccatgtatttcttcctcagGAACTTCTCTGTATTAGAAATATCCTTTACAACTGTCTGTATTCCTAGATTTCTGGGCACAATTATCACCAGAGACAAGACGATCTCATACAATAATTGTACAactcagttatttttcttaatcttcatGGGAATAACTGAGTTTTACCTTCTAACTGCCATGTCCTATGACCGCTTTGTTGCCATCTGTAAACCCTTGCATTATACAACCATCATGAACAAAAGAGTCTGCATTTTACTTGTCTTTTGTGCTTGGCTGGCAGCATTCTTAAATATCTTCCCACTAGttattctttttctccagttAGATTACTGTGGTTCCAATGTCATTGATCACTTTGCTTGTGATTATTTTCCCCTCTTGCAATTATCTTGCTCAGACACATGGCTCTTAGAAGTGATCGGTTTTTACTCTGCCATAGTGATTCTGCTTTCCACTTTGGCATTAATAATTTTGTCCTACATGTTCATCATTAGAACCATTCTGAACCTGCCCTCTGCAGGTCTGagaaaaaaggcattttctaCATGTTCCTCACACATGATTGTCATTTCCATCTCTTATGGAAGCTGCATATTCATGTATGCCAACCCTTCTGCAAAAGAAAAGGCATCATTGATCAAAGGAGTGGCTATTCTGAATAGTTCTGTCGCTCCTATGATGAATCCATTTATATATACCCTCAGGAACCAGCAAGTAAAGCAAGCCTTTAAAGACACTATCCAAAAGGTTATGTTTTTCTCCAGTAAATGA